A genomic region of Alnus glutinosa chromosome 11, dhAlnGlut1.1, whole genome shotgun sequence contains the following coding sequences:
- the LOC133880849 gene encoding uncharacterized protein LOC133880849 yields the protein MAEQRIEEKEKTKKDNVDRELFSCLLQPVTADSDPRYIGIRRLLLFRKAESEALRRRDWRCNGKGYMAYRNFISRPRNWESLQSPSLQGTPGNSGRWIPPQSPRSLLFEVDSWSSSRDLQSGNPDSSHRASFSSNASDNDRPRQPGGELAYSFVGMHCIFDQCKASVTVLKFGHMSSDLLAYGASDGTLTVCTVSEPPSIIKELKGHTKDVTDFDFSSNNQYIASSSMDKTVRVWEISKGLCIRVIYGVSSQSCIRFHPVNNNFLSVGNANKEITVFNFSTGRIINKTVFDSEVTSMDHDHTGQLIFCGDAQGCIYSVSMNSRTGALSRSHRHRSSSIRKSPVTTVQYRSFSLLARGPVLLACTQDGGLSFFSVALEIQGYLTLRCSLKLTPRIHSIRASFCPLLSLEKGEYIVAGSEDSNVYFYDLTRPRHTCVNKLQGHRFPVIGVAWNHGENLLASSDFYGIVIVWKRSKTR from the exons ATGGCAGAGCAGAGGATCGaggagaaggagaagacgaAGAAGGACAATGTAGATCGAGAGCTGTTCAGCTGCTTGCTACAGCCCGTGACCGCCGATTCCGATCCCCGATACATCGGCATTCGTCGCCTCCTCCTTTTCCGCAAGGCCGAGTCCGAAGCTCTTCGCCGCAGA GATTGGAGATGCAATGGAAAAGGTTACATGGCCTACCGTAATTTCATTAGCAGGCCAAGGAATTGGGAAAGTTTGCAGTCACCAAGCCTCCAAGGCACTCCTGGAAACAG TGGGCGATGGATTCCACCTCAAAGTCCGCGTTCCCTTTTGTTTGAGGTGGATAGCTGGAGTTCTAGCAGG gACCTGCAAAGTGGCAATCCAGATTCAAGTCACAGAGCAAGTTTTAGCTCAAATGCAAGTGATAATGATCGCCCACGTCAACCAGGGGGTGAACTTGCATATTCTTTTGTAGGAATGCATTGCATCTTTGATCAGTGCAAAGCCTCTg TTACTGTCTTGAAGTTTGGGCACATGAGCTCTGATCTTCTTGCATATGGGGCATCAGATGGAACCTTGACAGTATGCACTGTGTCGGAGCCACCTTCAATCATCAAGGAATTGAAAGGCCACACCAAAGATGTCACAG ACTTCGATTTCTCTTCAAACAATCAGTACATTGCATCATCGTCGATGGATAAAACTGTGAGAGTATGGGAGATATCAAAAGGACTTTGCATTCGAGTAATATATGGAGTTTCTTCACAATCATGCATTCGTTTTCACCCT GTAAACAACAACTTCCTTTCAGTTGGCAATGCAAACAAAGAAATCACT GTATTCAATTTCAGCACTGGGAGAATTATTAATAAAACAGTCTTTGACAGTGAGGTTACCTCTATGGACCATGATCACACCGGTCAGCTCATCTTCTGTGGGGATGCACAG GGATGTATTTACTCAGTTAGTATGAACTCTCGTACAGGAGCATTATCCCGTTCACATCGCCATCGAAGTAGCAGCATACGCAAATCTCCAGTCACAACTGTGCAGTACAGAAGTTTCTCCCTGCTTGCTCGTGGACCTGTGCTGCTGGCATGTACTCAAGATGGAGGTTTGTCTTTCTTCAG TGTTGCTTTGGAAATACAAGGTTATTTGACTCTTCGCTGCTCGCTGAAGTTAACTCCGCGAATACATAGCATTCGGGCTTCCTTCTGTCCTCTGCTTTCCCTTGAAAAAGGAGAATACATAG TTGCTGGAAGTGAGGATTCAAATGTCTACTTCTATGATTTAACTCGGCCCCGGCATACATGTGTAAACAAGCTGCAG GGTCATCGTTTTCCAGTTATCGGCGTCGCTTGGAACCACGGTGAGAACTTGTTGGCATCATCTGATTTTTATGGAATAGTAATTGTATGGAAGAGATCAAAGACAAGGTAA